The following are encoded in a window of Lichenicola cladoniae genomic DNA:
- a CDS encoding ABC transporter ATP-binding protein translates to MSTLLVDVSGLNVQFGATHAVRDFSLVLAEGESVGLVGESGSGKSAALLALMGLHPASRVQVTAERLRTGGTDLLSATDAQLRDMRGGVAGLIFQDPLSALNPLLTVGAQVSEVLRRHRGLSAREARQEATALLALVGITDAQARLAHYPHEFSGGMRQRVMIATVLAGQPRLLLADEPTTALDVSVQSEIVRLILRLRAESGMGLLWVTHDLALMAGIVDRVVVMYAGRVMETAPVDALYAQPRHPYTRTLLASLPRLDRPHRPRAAMPAEAGVPGTGCPFAPRCPQRFSACDTLPPLFDDGTSQAACWLLEG, encoded by the coding sequence ATGAGCACGCTGCTGGTCGATGTGTCCGGGCTGAATGTCCAGTTCGGCGCCACGCACGCGGTGCGCGATTTCTCCCTTGTCCTCGCGGAAGGAGAATCCGTCGGGCTGGTCGGCGAGTCCGGCTCCGGCAAGAGTGCCGCCTTGCTGGCACTAATGGGGCTGCATCCGGCATCCCGTGTCCAGGTCACCGCCGAACGGTTGCGGACCGGCGGTACTGACCTTCTCTCGGCAACGGACGCGCAGCTCCGTGATATGCGCGGCGGTGTCGCCGGGCTGATCTTTCAGGACCCTCTGTCCGCACTCAACCCGCTGCTGACGGTGGGCGCGCAGGTTAGCGAAGTCCTGCGCCGGCACCGCGGTCTCTCTGCCCGTGAAGCCCGGCAGGAAGCGACCGCGCTCCTCGCTCTGGTCGGCATCACCGACGCGCAGGCGCGGCTGGCACACTACCCGCACGAGTTCTCCGGCGGCATGCGCCAGCGGGTGATGATTGCCACGGTGCTCGCGGGCCAGCCGCGCTTGCTGCTGGCTGACGAGCCAACCACCGCTCTGGACGTATCGGTGCAATCCGAGATCGTACGGCTGATCCTGCGCCTGCGTGCGGAGAGCGGCATGGGGCTGCTCTGGGTGACACATGACCTGGCGCTAATGGCCGGGATCGTCGACCGGGTGGTGGTGATGTACGCCGGCCGGGTCATGGAAACTGCGCCGGTCGACGCGCTCTATGCGCAGCCGCGTCATCCCTACACTCGGACCTTGCTGGCTAGCCTGCCACGGCTCGACCGCCCGCATCGGCCCCGCGCAGCCATGCCTGCCGAAGCCGGCGTGCCCGGCACCGGCTGTCCGTTCGCGCCACGCTGTCCGCAGCGTTTCTCTGCCTGCGACACGCTGCCGCCGCTGTTCGATGACGGTACCTCGCAGGCCGCCTGCTGGCTCCTGGAAGGCTAG
- a CDS encoding oligopeptide/dipeptide ABC transporter ATP-binding protein gives MNAAALAELAGVSVRYHRDGRLSHGLIEIDLRLAANTTVAVVGESGCGKSTLGRVLLHLQHPSEGAVRFRGEDLTLLKAAELRRRRKAMQMIFQDPFASLNARMTIGETLAEPLVVHGLARWRDATPRVAAMLERVGLDPAMAARYPHEFSGGQRQRIAIARAVIAGPALVVADEPLSALDMTVQGQIVSLLISLQEAMSLTYLFISHDLPLVREFASHVVVMIGGRIVEDGPPDAVFAAPAHPYTQLLVSCVPVPDPATERARQVAATVTATATATASATRPAAPNRAPDATACPFRDRCPHAMAICATMPPFRRIAPDRHAACWLYERS, from the coding sequence ATGAACGCTGCTGCGCTCGCGGAACTGGCTGGAGTCAGCGTCCGCTATCATCGCGACGGACGGCTCAGCCATGGCCTGATCGAGATCGATCTGCGGCTGGCTGCCAATACTACCGTTGCGGTGGTCGGTGAGTCCGGCTGCGGTAAAAGCACGCTGGGTCGCGTCCTGCTGCATCTGCAGCACCCGAGCGAGGGCGCTGTGCGATTCCGCGGCGAGGATTTGACGCTGCTCAAAGCTGCAGAACTGCGCCGCCGGCGCAAGGCGATGCAGATGATCTTTCAGGATCCGTTCGCCTCGCTGAATGCGCGCATGACCATCGGTGAAACATTGGCCGAGCCTCTGGTGGTGCATGGCCTGGCCCGCTGGCGCGATGCGACGCCGCGGGTTGCCGCCATGCTGGAGCGGGTCGGGCTCGATCCCGCCATGGCGGCACGCTACCCGCACGAATTTTCCGGCGGCCAGCGCCAGCGCATCGCCATTGCCCGTGCCGTGATCGCCGGCCCCGCGCTGGTGGTGGCGGACGAACCGCTCTCCGCCCTCGACATGACGGTGCAGGGCCAGATCGTGTCGCTGTTGATCTCGCTGCAGGAGGCCATGTCGCTGACCTATCTGTTCATCAGCCACGACCTGCCGCTGGTCAGGGAATTCGCCAGCCACGTGGTGGTGATGATCGGCGGCCGGATCGTCGAGGACGGGCCGCCGGATGCCGTGTTTGCCGCCCCGGCGCATCCATATACGCAACTTCTGGTCTCTTGCGTGCCGGTACCCGATCCGGCAACCGAACGCGCGCGGCAGGTTGCTGCTACCGTCACCGCCACCGCCACCGCCACCGCATCCGCAACGCGGCCGGCCGCCCCGAACCGCGCTCCGGATGCGACGGCCTGCCCGTTCCGCGACCGTTGCCCGCACGCCATGGCGATCTGCGCCACCATGCCACCGTTCCGGCGTATTGCCCCCGATCGCCATGCCGCGTGCTGGCTGTACGAAAGATCATGA
- a CDS encoding aspartate/glutamate racemase family protein, whose protein sequence is MTVRIALLNPNTTDAFTARLGEACRAIASPDTVVVARAPAVGTPSVECHADEAVATIGLMQLAREEEALGTDAYVIACFGDTGIDAVREIASGPVVGMTEAALQAATTVAAFFSIVTLPPRTIVQAERVVRYLGLSHRCRRIRAIDVLVDDCIALDETLLTAMIVESRKALDEDGAEAIVLGCAGLSALVGPMTQALGVPVIDGVGVALKIAEGLVAAGLRTSKHCSWATPPRHSVP, encoded by the coding sequence ATGACCGTGCGCATCGCGCTGCTCAATCCCAACACCACCGACGCTTTCACCGCGCGACTGGGCGAGGCCTGCCGCGCGATCGCCTCACCGGACACGGTAGTGGTGGCGCGCGCGCCTGCCGTCGGCACGCCGTCGGTCGAGTGTCATGCCGATGAGGCCGTGGCAACGATCGGGCTGATGCAGCTTGCCCGCGAGGAGGAAGCACTCGGCACGGACGCTTATGTCATCGCGTGCTTTGGCGATACGGGCATTGACGCCGTGCGCGAGATCGCCAGCGGCCCGGTGGTCGGCATGACCGAGGCGGCATTGCAGGCGGCGACCACGGTGGCTGCCTTCTTCTCGATCGTAACCCTGCCACCGCGCACCATCGTGCAGGCGGAACGGGTGGTGCGGTATCTCGGGCTGTCGCATCGCTGCCGCAGGATCCGCGCGATCGACGTGCTTGTCGATGACTGCATCGCTCTCGATGAAACCCTGCTGACGGCGATGATCGTCGAATCCCGCAAGGCGCTCGACGAGGATGGGGCGGAAGCGATCGTGCTCGGCTGTGCCGGCCTGTCCGCGCTGGTCGGGCCGATGACGCAAGCGCTGGGGGTCCCGGTCATCGACGGCGTCGGCGTCGCGCTAAAAATCGCCGAGGGCCTGGTCGCCGCCGGCCTGCGCACTAGCAAGCACTGCTCCTGGGCGACGCCGCCGCGCCATTCCGTACCCTGA
- a CDS encoding amidohydrolase family protein, whose product MKTLFRHATLRSFAPGRPIIELADILVDGPLIAAVAPVGSMIQDAGTEVIEAAGKLVMPGLINAHFHSPVNHLKGSLDSLPLEIFMLYESPGLPGLMASPRWAYVRTLLAAAEMLKTGTTAVQDDAFLVPFPTPDVIDAILQAYADIGIRARVALDQSDLPEISKLPFLGGLVPAEMRSSLEAPAAAQGEQLLDSYRHLLERWHGACDGRLLAATSCSAPQRVTDDYVGALLDLSRAHDLPFYVHILETRTQRVLGQQRGRSLLQEASARGMLSERSNVIHAVWMDDADLDTIAASGATVAHNPISNLRLGSGVMPFRRLRDRGIPICLGTDEAIADDSVNMWGVAKMAGLIHNIGNPDYETWPRAHEILDCLIAGGARAMRQQGRTGAIAPGMQADLVLVDLDTLAFTPMNDLDRQLVYCENGSSVRLTMVAGRVVMRDGVLAGIDEAAIRAEARELAREQDGAAQTAREAVPWLPHYREMHLRAAQTDVGMMRWVPT is encoded by the coding sequence ATGAAGACCCTGTTCCGCCACGCGACTTTACGCTCCTTCGCGCCCGGTCGGCCGATCATCGAACTGGCGGATATCCTCGTGGACGGCCCACTGATCGCCGCGGTCGCCCCAGTCGGCAGCATGATCCAGGATGCCGGGACGGAAGTGATCGAGGCGGCGGGCAAGCTGGTGATGCCGGGGTTGATCAACGCGCATTTCCATTCTCCCGTAAATCATCTCAAGGGTTCTCTGGACAGCCTGCCGCTCGAGATCTTCATGCTCTATGAGAGTCCTGGCCTGCCGGGGCTGATGGCCTCGCCGCGCTGGGCCTATGTGCGTACACTGCTGGCCGCAGCCGAGATGCTGAAGACCGGCACCACCGCCGTACAGGACGATGCCTTCCTGGTGCCATTCCCGACGCCGGACGTGATCGACGCAATTCTGCAGGCCTACGCCGATATCGGTATTCGTGCACGAGTGGCACTCGATCAATCGGATCTGCCCGAGATCAGCAAGCTGCCGTTTCTCGGTGGCCTGGTGCCTGCCGAGATGCGCAGCAGCCTGGAAGCCCCGGCGGCGGCTCAAGGCGAGCAGCTGCTCGACAGCTACCGGCATCTGCTGGAGCGTTGGCATGGTGCCTGCGACGGACGCCTGCTGGCCGCCACCTCCTGCTCGGCGCCGCAGCGCGTCACCGACGACTACGTCGGTGCATTGCTCGACCTGTCCCGCGCGCATGACCTGCCATTCTATGTCCACATCCTGGAGACGCGGACACAACGCGTTCTTGGCCAGCAGCGCGGACGATCGCTGTTGCAGGAGGCCAGCGCTCGGGGAATGCTGTCGGAGCGTAGCAACGTCATCCATGCAGTCTGGATGGACGACGCCGATCTCGACACCATCGCCGCCTCCGGAGCGACAGTCGCGCATAACCCGATCAGCAACCTGCGCCTGGGCAGCGGGGTGATGCCGTTTCGACGCCTGCGCGACCGCGGTATACCGATCTGCCTCGGCACCGACGAGGCGATCGCCGATGACAGCGTCAATATGTGGGGCGTCGCCAAGATGGCCGGACTGATCCACAACATCGGAAACCCGGATTACGAAACCTGGCCGCGCGCACATGAAATCCTGGATTGCCTGATTGCGGGCGGCGCACGCGCCATGCGCCAGCAGGGCCGGACCGGCGCGATTGCACCCGGCATGCAGGCTGATCTGGTGCTGGTCGATCTCGACACGCTGGCTTTCACCCCGATGAATGATCTCGACCGCCAGCTGGTCTATTGCGAGAATGGCAGCTCGGTGCGGCTAACGATGGTTGCCGGACGGGTCGTGATGCGGGACGGCGTGCTGGCGGGAATCGACGAGGCGGCGATCCGCGCGGAAGCCCGGGAGCTGGCTCGCGAACAGGATGGCGCCGCCCAGACCGCCAGGGAGGCAGTCCCGTGGCTGCCGCATTATCGCGAGATGCATCTCCGCGCAGCGCAGACCGATGTCGGCATGATGCGCTGGGTCCCCACATGA
- a CDS encoding polysaccharide deacetylase family protein, which yields MNRQELKMLPHHGRYGYRAITERPAYRWPGDKRLAVYVALGVECYAFGEGLVENLVPGGAAAHDVLNTSWREYGNRVGAWRILDGMNQLGLPLTILMNSAVYREAPSLAAAFRTNGCEIVAHGSSNSDTMAGMSESEEQAYIAKVTETIGAAEGRQPSGWASPWIAETPTTPDALQEAGYRYLLDWCMDDQPVWLNTRKGRLLSVPYSQEINDSSTIIGRMASASTFADMIVDQFDQLLADSEGQPLVMSVILHSFIAGQPFRLRSILKALAHIAAAREVLWLTTPGAIADQIYADPALAP from the coding sequence ATGAATCGACAGGAGCTGAAAATGCTGCCTCACCATGGTCGGTATGGCTATCGCGCCATCACCGAGCGGCCGGCCTATCGATGGCCGGGCGACAAGCGCCTCGCGGTCTATGTCGCCCTCGGGGTGGAGTGCTACGCCTTTGGCGAAGGCTTGGTGGAAAACCTGGTGCCTGGCGGGGCCGCGGCGCACGACGTGCTCAATACCTCCTGGCGCGAATACGGTAACCGCGTTGGCGCCTGGCGCATCCTTGACGGGATGAACCAGCTTGGCCTGCCTTTGACCATTCTGATGAACAGCGCAGTCTATCGGGAGGCTCCGTCTCTCGCCGCCGCGTTCCGAACCAACGGTTGCGAGATCGTGGCCCATGGAAGCTCCAATTCCGACACCATGGCGGGAATGAGCGAGTCCGAAGAACAGGCCTACATCGCCAAAGTCACCGAAACGATTGGCGCGGCCGAAGGCCGACAGCCGTCTGGCTGGGCGAGCCCATGGATTGCGGAAACGCCGACGACCCCGGATGCCTTGCAGGAAGCTGGATATCGGTATTTGCTCGACTGGTGCATGGACGACCAACCTGTCTGGCTGAACACGCGCAAGGGCCGCTTGCTGTCGGTGCCCTACAGCCAGGAAATCAATGACAGCTCGACCATCATCGGCCGCATGGCCAGCGCCTCCACCTTCGCCGACATGATCGTCGATCAGTTTGACCAGCTGCTTGCCGATTCCGAGGGCCAGCCGCTGGTGATGAGCGTGATCCTGCACAGCTTCATCGCCGGCCAGCCCTTCCGGCTACGGTCAATCCTCAAAGCATTGGCACATATCGCCGCCGCCAGAGAGGTGCTCTGGCTGACCACTCCCGGCGCGATCGCTGACCAGATCTATGCCGACCCCGCCCTCGCCCCGTAG
- a CDS encoding TonB-dependent receptor → MPPTFEALSLKRKQKAGVVAQDATGGDVAGLSKKLGVFGPIMLLSIPASGIASAQTAAPTARAQASQPIAGVPPTGATAPANIKAHAAQPSQLEEVVVTANKRRQNSRKIAGSIGVITGKQLIDHHVESYEDITRVLPGVSFAAHNGPGQDNISIRGVSSTVGNPTVGIYIDEVPIITQNGYEGAAQPRILDLDRLEVLRGPQGTLYGASSEGGTIRFITNQPNLEKYGAVINSDVSGTVHGGANSDQQLTVNLPVIKDKFALRISGELLNNSGWIDNQSLDGNLTKSGTNYERTGVVRVTGLIQLAPDFSLTPSLYYQNLFTGDSPNFFEGLGTYRQNKQVREWIKDEIYIPSLTIRKGIGNFADLTSITSYFQRNVDRQADGTAFNSTALSQFYLDPAYPEHQAQNDSTLGNSPSPVLFLDRFKTVTQEVRLASKANQRLRWVLGFFYSDQKWTHDDYETIPGYSQAFQNIYGFNVNESVLGSPANPGLWNNNVVWQVYDHNEISQYAGFGQIDYDLTPRLHLSAGERYVYAHETFSETGGGFFDLGGAGTMGSPYRQSASFSAPTPKFSATFDLSPHTSVYSTIAKGFRLGGATTPNTNVSCVAGLDQLGFKSAPSTYGSDQLWSYEAGLKSLLLHNTLSVNVAGYYINWSHIQETITIPICGGAFNYNVGDAEAYGGEVETRYRPPAIPGLTIGVNAGAEHATITSTINAQTAAVGQNVLFTPTWSASAIVDYYHDLSPSVTGFIKGDYDWVGPSNGSFTVTDPNYHDPAYGVLNASMGVDFRGWEASLYAQNLLDNKIIIQHPIINSVPQSYTLRPATIGIHLTKRF, encoded by the coding sequence GTGCCGCCGACTTTCGAAGCTCTTTCGTTGAAAAGAAAACAGAAGGCTGGTGTAGTCGCTCAGGATGCAACGGGGGGCGATGTGGCCGGTCTTTCCAAAAAACTCGGCGTATTCGGGCCGATCATGTTGTTGTCGATTCCGGCCTCCGGTATCGCCTCGGCCCAGACTGCCGCACCGACCGCCCGTGCACAGGCGTCACAGCCGATTGCCGGCGTTCCACCGACCGGCGCGACCGCGCCCGCAAACATCAAGGCCCATGCAGCGCAGCCGTCGCAACTGGAAGAGGTGGTGGTTACCGCCAACAAACGGCGGCAGAACTCGCGCAAGATTGCTGGGAGCATTGGCGTAATCACCGGTAAGCAGCTGATTGACCATCATGTCGAGAGCTACGAAGACATTACCCGCGTGCTTCCTGGCGTGTCGTTTGCCGCCCATAACGGTCCCGGACAGGACAATATCTCGATCCGCGGCGTCAGCTCGACAGTCGGCAATCCAACCGTCGGGATCTACATCGATGAAGTACCAATCATCACGCAGAACGGCTATGAAGGTGCCGCTCAGCCCCGCATCCTCGACCTTGATCGCCTCGAGGTGCTGCGCGGCCCGCAGGGCACGCTTTATGGTGCTAGTTCTGAAGGCGGTACTATTCGCTTTATTACCAATCAGCCGAACCTCGAGAAATACGGTGCGGTAATCAATTCTGATGTTTCCGGAACCGTCCATGGCGGCGCCAACAGCGACCAGCAGCTGACCGTCAACCTTCCCGTAATCAAAGATAAGTTCGCGCTGCGTATTTCGGGCGAGTTGCTGAACAACAGCGGTTGGATCGACAATCAAAGCCTTGATGGGAACCTGACAAAAAGCGGCACCAACTATGAGCGCACAGGCGTGGTGCGGGTTACGGGCCTCATCCAGCTGGCGCCGGATTTCAGCCTGACGCCGTCTCTATACTACCAAAACCTGTTCACTGGGGATTCGCCAAATTTCTTCGAGGGTCTGGGAACTTACAGACAGAATAAGCAAGTCCGTGAATGGATCAAGGATGAGATCTATATTCCTAGCCTGACTATTCGAAAGGGAATCGGCAACTTTGCCGACCTGACGTCGATCACCAGCTACTTCCAACGTAACGTCGACCGCCAGGCGGACGGCACCGCCTTCAACAGTACAGCGTTGTCGCAATTCTATCTTGACCCGGCTTACCCGGAGCACCAGGCGCAGAACGATTCCACTCTAGGCAACTCGCCCTCGCCGGTACTGTTCCTGGATCGCTTCAAGACCGTCACCCAGGAAGTCCGCCTGGCCTCGAAAGCTAACCAGCGCCTCCGCTGGGTGTTGGGATTCTTCTATTCCGACCAGAAATGGACCCACGACGACTACGAGACGATCCCTGGTTACAGCCAGGCGTTCCAGAACATCTACGGCTTCAACGTCAATGAATCGGTGCTTGGAAGCCCTGCCAATCCGGGGTTGTGGAATAACAACGTGGTCTGGCAGGTCTATGACCATAACGAGATCAGCCAGTATGCCGGATTCGGCCAGATCGATTACGACCTCACACCGCGCCTGCATTTGAGCGCCGGCGAGCGCTACGTCTATGCGCACGAGACTTTCAGCGAGACCGGCGGCGGCTTCTTCGACCTTGGTGGGGCCGGCACTATGGGGTCGCCCTATCGTCAGTCCGCCTCATTCTCGGCTCCGACGCCAAAATTCTCTGCGACTTTTGACCTCTCGCCGCATACCAGCGTCTACTCGACGATCGCAAAGGGCTTCCGCCTCGGCGGCGCCACGACACCTAACACCAACGTGTCGTGCGTGGCCGGCCTAGACCAGCTCGGCTTCAAGAGCGCCCCGAGCACCTATGGCTCCGACCAGCTCTGGAGCTATGAGGCTGGCCTGAAGTCGCTGTTGCTGCACAATACCCTGTCGGTCAACGTAGCCGGGTATTACATCAACTGGTCGCACATCCAGGAGACCATCACGATCCCAATCTGCGGCGGCGCGTTCAACTACAATGTCGGCGACGCGGAGGCCTATGGCGGTGAGGTTGAGACCCGCTATCGCCCGCCCGCCATCCCGGGCTTGACGATCGGCGTGAATGCCGGCGCCGAGCACGCCACCATCACCAGCACCATCAATGCGCAGACAGCGGCAGTAGGCCAGAACGTACTATTTACTCCCACCTGGAGCGCGTCCGCTATCGTCGACTACTACCACGACCTTAGCCCATCGGTGACGGGCTTCATCAAGGGAGATTACGACTGGGTCGGCCCCTCCAATGGCAGCTTTACGGTAACCGACCCGAACTATCACGACCCGGCCTATGGCGTGCTCAATGCCAGCATGGGCGTCGATTTCCGCGGCTGGGAAGCGTCACTTTATGCGCAGAACCTGCTCGACAACAAAATCATTATCCAGCACCCGATCATCAACTCGGTCCCGCAATCCTACACGCTGCGCCCTGCCACGATCGGAATCCATCTCACCAAGCGGTTCTGA
- a CDS encoding ABC transporter permease yields the protein MGTGPNSTGPAGGAPAQTWVLAAGWGVAVLLPLLFGLLLAIMQHRGLHLRWGFTFSAYRSLIEAGRIRVVLDTARMAAIVSVLCLLFGLPLALWLARNARPGLAVQMVWLCLTVPFFLDPSARGLALRLMLSAGGPVNSMLLHLHLVHQPVRWLLFSDFAVVIGLLGPYFPNMVWPIYLSLMLIDESLFDASSDLGASPTQTLRLMVLPLAVPGIMAGVIMTFIPALGDNVVPDLLGGGRTEYIADSVMALSTSMNYAGASAMATIVFALLGVLLLPTLLLRRMLTRAGAA from the coding sequence ATGGGTACGGGTCCAAACTCCACCGGGCCGGCCGGTGGGGCGCCAGCGCAGACCTGGGTTCTGGCAGCAGGATGGGGAGTGGCGGTCCTGCTGCCACTCCTATTCGGGCTGTTGCTCGCCATCATGCAGCATCGCGGCCTGCATCTACGCTGGGGCTTTACGTTTTCTGCTTATCGCAGCCTGATTGAAGCCGGCCGCATCCGTGTCGTGCTCGACACCGCCCGTATGGCAGCCATCGTCAGTGTTCTCTGCCTGCTGTTTGGTTTGCCGCTGGCACTTTGGCTGGCCCGCAACGCCCGACCCGGGCTTGCCGTGCAGATGGTCTGGCTTTGCCTCACGGTTCCATTCTTTCTAGATCCCTCGGCGCGGGGACTCGCTCTCCGGCTCATGTTGTCGGCGGGCGGACCGGTCAACAGCATGCTGCTGCATCTGCATCTTGTGCACCAGCCGGTCCGCTGGCTGCTGTTCAGCGACTTCGCCGTTGTGATTGGGCTGCTCGGCCCGTATTTCCCCAACATGGTCTGGCCAATCTATTTGTCGCTTATGCTGATCGACGAATCGCTGTTCGATGCCAGTTCCGATCTCGGTGCCAGCCCAACCCAGACGTTGCGGCTGATGGTCCTGCCGCTGGCCGTGCCCGGGATAATGGCGGGTGTGATTATGACCTTCATCCCGGCTCTCGGCGATAATGTGGTACCGGATTTGCTGGGTGGCGGCCGCACCGAATATATCGCCGACTCAGTCATGGCCTTGTCCACATCGATGAACTATGCCGGCGCTTCGGCAATGGCCACTATAGTGTTCGCACTGCTGGGCGTCCTGCTGCTGCCGACCCTGCTCCTGCGCCGGATGCTGACCCGTGCGGGGGCTGCATGA
- a CDS encoding ABC transporter permease encodes MNRAVPFLRVALLTGAASILLLIYLPVLWLALLSVSGEPLSGMPGHFTTGWYRALAENRNWVQPTIRSVEIASCVALLSVLGALAAGRGLPLMRRARQPLVLAFLLPLGIPGTVTGLMLFIGYRFMLGIHMGFWSLVLSHFIWAFPFALISMLVVTNRFDYSLLEAAADLGASPRQRFWQIECPLLMPGLVGAALFGFLLSFTELPRSIFVSGAIQTLPLFNWAEASAHSSQVPLIFCLNTLLTVLSTVASVAMIGLLGQRTR; translated from the coding sequence ATGAACCGCGCAGTTCCTTTCTTGCGGGTTGCGCTCCTGACCGGCGCCGCCTCAATTTTGCTGTTGATCTATCTGCCCGTATTGTGGCTGGCGCTTTTGTCGGTCAGCGGCGAGCCGCTCTCCGGCATGCCGGGCCATTTTACCACCGGCTGGTATCGCGCCCTGGCCGAAAACCGGAACTGGGTGCAGCCGACGATCCGCTCGGTGGAAATCGCGAGTTGTGTCGCGTTACTCAGCGTGCTCGGGGCACTGGCAGCCGGGCGCGGGCTGCCGTTGATGCGCCGGGCACGACAGCCACTAGTGCTTGCCTTCCTGTTGCCGCTCGGCATCCCGGGCACTGTGACCGGGCTGATGCTGTTCATCGGCTATCGCTTTATGCTCGGCATCCACATGGGGTTCTGGTCACTGGTTTTGTCGCATTTCATCTGGGCGTTTCCGTTTGCGTTGATCAGTATGCTGGTCGTCACGAATCGCTTTGATTACAGCCTGCTCGAAGCCGCCGCTGATCTAGGTGCCTCTCCCCGCCAGCGTTTTTGGCAGATCGAGTGCCCATTGCTGATGCCCGGTCTGGTCGGTGCCGCGCTGTTCGGATTCCTGCTGTCCTTCACCGAATTGCCCCGCAGCATTTTCGTGAGCGGCGCAATCCAGACCCTGCCGCTGTTCAACTGGGCGGAAGCCTCCGCTCATAGCAGCCAGGTGCCCTTGATCTTCTGCCTGAACACCCTGCTGACCGTATTAAGTACGGTCGCCTCGGTGGCGATGATCGGACTGCTTGGCCAGAGGACGCGCTGA
- a CDS encoding ABC transporter ATP-binding protein, with amino-acid sequence MDQIISPPALQVDQLSHAYGQVAALNSINLTVGRGELLTIVGPSGSGKTSLLRILAGFEIPNRGGRLRIGGVDMLERPPNQRPVATVFQHYALFPHLSVGKNVEYGLLVRGVAKAQRRARAAEALEIMRLPGREQRRISELSGGERQRVAFARALVTDPEILLLDEPMGALDEPLRRALEAEIRGLQRKLGTTVIQVTHGREEALAMSDRLVVLRGGRVEQDASPRTVFERPVSRFVAGFMGLTNQLTGRIVSGGSRHVTIETGHGRLDGQWSGLSPAELGAAAFLAVHPEKLSLDLDDACSNQLQGRVVQALYQGLGSRVELETDFGSFIVVSDRIEPLTGTVHRFGWNAENCVIGSLDADVNG; translated from the coding sequence ATGGATCAGATTATCTCCCCGCCCGCCCTGCAGGTGGACCAGCTCTCCCATGCCTATGGTCAGGTGGCCGCGCTCAATAGTATCAACCTCACCGTCGGGCGCGGCGAGCTGTTGACCATCGTCGGTCCGAGCGGCTCCGGCAAGACTAGCCTGCTACGCATTTTGGCTGGTTTCGAGATCCCCAATCGCGGTGGTCGCCTGCGCATTGGCGGCGTGGACATGTTAGAACGCCCGCCGAACCAGCGGCCGGTGGCAACCGTGTTCCAGCACTACGCGCTGTTCCCGCATCTCAGCGTCGGCAAAAATGTCGAATACGGTTTGCTCGTGCGTGGCGTGGCAAAGGCGCAGCGCCGTGCACGGGCAGCGGAAGCGCTCGAGATCATGCGGCTTCCCGGCCGGGAGCAGCGGCGTATCAGCGAGCTCAGTGGCGGCGAGCGTCAGCGCGTTGCCTTTGCGCGAGCCTTGGTAACGGATCCGGAAATCCTGCTGCTAGACGAGCCGATGGGTGCGCTGGACGAACCTCTTCGCCGCGCGCTGGAAGCCGAAATCCGAGGACTGCAGCGCAAGCTTGGCACCACCGTCATCCAGGTCACGCATGGGCGCGAGGAAGCTCTGGCGATGAGTGATCGGTTGGTGGTGCTGAGGGGCGGACGGGTTGAGCAGGACGCATCGCCGAGGACTGTGTTCGAACGCCCGGTCAGCCGTTTTGTCGCCGGTTTCATGGGCCTGACCAACCAGCTGACCGGCCGGATCGTCTCAGGCGGTAGCCGACACGTCACCATCGAGACCGGTCACGGACGGCTCGACGGCCAATGGAGCGGCCTGAGCCCCGCGGAGCTTGGCGCCGCCGCATTCCTGGCGGTTCATCCCGAGAAGCTCTCGCTCGATCTGGACGACGCCTGCAGCAACCAGCTGCAGGGCCGCGTCGTGCAGGCCCTCTATCAAGGTCTTGGCAGCCGAGTTGAACTGGAAACCGACTTCGGTTCGTTCATCGTCGTGTCTGATCGTATCGAACCGCTTACGGGCACCGTCCATCGCTTCGGCTGGAACGCCGAGAATTGCGTGATCGGAAGCCTTGACGCCGATGTGAATGGATGA